The Amphiura filiformis chromosome 8, Afil_fr2py, whole genome shotgun sequence genomic sequence TTATTCCAAACACAAAACatatttaatatcattatcaGTATTCCAGTAATTATAGATGCAACACCATGGTATTCAtctatggcgttgtcttttttaaagacaactcttgttaaaaaataaaattagatccgccaattaacatgatcaagcCCCGCTGCATTTTATGTAAAGGTTAAATTTACTTTTGATTAAGTTCAAGAAGACATTATTAATGTATAATGAAGGCAACATGCTCACAACATCGCCATAGGAGCACATACCCAAGGTCAGTTTAATTCAAACCCCCGCTTCGCCGCCCGGCTTCGCCGACGACATTGTTCCCATAGCAAAAACACCCAGGGACAAACTTTTGTGGGCAAAGTAATCAAAAATAGCTCCAACGGCCAACCTAGTGCTCAAGATCAACGTTTCCAGAACAGAAGTTCAAGTCATTAGTAGACAAGAAATCAAACTCAACATCAATACCAATGGACAAAATCTAAATCAAGTAAATGAGTTCATCTACCTCGGGGTAAAATATCTGGCAGAGGAACATGCAAGGAGGGTGTCAAACACAGCATTGGTAGAGCGTTAGATGCGGTTCAAAGACTACAGCCAATCTGTAGTGCAAAGGATATTCGCCGCACAACCAAAGTTGAACTGTATTAAGTACTTGTTCTTTCCATCCTGCTATATGGGGCAGAAACCTGGACCTTTATAGGTCATCATAATGGAACGTTGACACCGTACATCAATTAGTATACAAAATGGTTGTGGTAGTGGTTGTCGTGTGTTTAATATTGACTGTTTTATCAAAAGCGAATGACAATCAAATGTCTGAGAGCTATGACTCCAGTAACGAGTACAATATCAACGTACTTGAAGAATTAGGCAATTCAGGGAGACAGAATAATACGATACAACGCCCCCATATTGTGTTTGTCCTGGcggatgacttaggctacaatgaCATCGGATACCATGCTGTTCATGGCATGTCTGCAGTCAAAACACCGCACTTGGATACACTGGCTTCAGAAGGTGTCAAACTGGAGAATTATTATGTGCAACCTATTTGTTCACCATCGAGGAGTGTCCTCATGACGGGGAGATATTTGGTAAGCTTCAGTCTTTGTTTATATAGAAGAAAGTAAAATATTGccacgatttaaaaaaaaaaacatgactaAACGTAAGCAATCATCTGAAAAGTAAAAGCATGATTTAGGTGATGAACATTCCAAATAACATCAgtttcaaataatttcaaaattgacACAATGTTTCTTAAATTTTCCATCTAGATTAGATACGGGCTGCAGCATAATGTTTTCCGCGCAGCACAGCCTACGTGTCTGCCTCTAAATGAGATCATTCTTCCAAAAAAGCTCCGTGAGTTAGGCTATGCTACGCATGCAATAGGGAAATGGCATCTGGGAATGTGCAGGACCGAATGTCTACCCACACGTCGTGGGTTCGACTCATTCTTTGGTAGGTTTTTATCCTTCAATGAACCTTCTAAAATAGTGTTACTCAGGACATCTGGCATGATATCGAAAGCGAAGGGGTTGGTATACAATATCTAATTATATCTCTTTCGTGACATACATTCTGGTCCAGTATATCTTATCGCTCCTATTGCTGTTCCAACCTCAAatgtacactgctgcccaggtaCTTTGTGACTACTCTAGAGAACCAGTGTAGTATCCAGTACCTGGGTGAGTACTGTACGTACGTGTGATTCCAATCCAATGAAGAAGCtagcagcagtgtacctctgaggTTGGCAACAATAGGAATCGGTAGTGTATTAAGTGCTGTAGAGCAAAACGTTTTCCAAAGAGCAAATTATTTAAACAATGGTCTGAGGAAAGTTGTTCGAAGTCGATACAGTAATATTAATGTAAGTGTACGGTAAATTGCATTTGACCTGCTTTGCAGCTCAAAGAAGACTTTTCAATGGTATATTGATTTGAGCATGAGACAATGATAGTTAATAGCTTCGAGAGAAGCATTCTTTTGCAATTCAGATGCTCCATTGAATCTTTAATTTCATCATTTAACAGGATATCTCCTTGAAGGTAGTAATTACTTTTCCGGGAATAAAACTATTAGGTTTCCCTCTTTCAAAGACAAGTGGACAGGGATTGACCTTTGGGAAGATGAAACACCAGTGTTGAAATACGGCAGAAAACACAGTACCAAAGTATTTACAAGGAAGGCTCGCGATATTATCCGCCAGCATGACAAAGATAGAGTAAGTTGATTGTCTCAAGTTAATACCATATTGTACGTTTTTCAACGTAATTGAGAGAGACTGTTTAAGCTGGATCTTTCTCCCTGGATGGGGTACTGTCGGGGCTTGTGACTTGTTAGGGACTGGGCGAGGACCACTTGTCGTTGTTATAGCCCTAGCTGCACTCTCATCAGCCCGGTTCCTTACTAGTGCCTTGCCCCCTCCCGTGGCCCCGTGGACCAGTTTGGGGTCCTGTGGCCCGCATGTAGCCGGGTGTCTGCTATCATATGGCTGTTCCGTCTGACCCTTTTCCACTTCTGCCGCCTctacttcttttttatatatgtcatatcttatgtattttaatgttgaaataatgaaataaataaataaaataaaagcgtaagattgaaattgttttggcaaatcaaataactgaacatttttttattattattaattacaaCATTTTTGCATAACTCTATTTCATGAGCCTCCCGGGCCGGACCCCAGGATCGCAGACTCGGGTGCAGTTTAAGTACATACATATACCGAAACTTATTCGGACAGTCAGGGCCCTATTATCACCCTATTCACTTCTAGACTGACTGTAAATTGTCAGACTATCTGCACTTTGTGATGGCACGGAACGGTGGCACAGCTATTGGGGCAGCGGTACAGGCTCTGCCTCGCAACCAGAGGATTGTGCACTTGAGCAAGGCGCTTGACCTTGCTTGCCTCTCTCTACTCAGGGATGAAATGGGgaactgttatgaatattgtccattgagcgccccCCCAAATGTATGatcatgccttgggcattgtatggcagctgacatattttaACAACAACGGAATATAAAGTGTAATGCGCTTTGAATTTTTGCGGCCAATATAATCAGAAAGGCATACTgaagttactgttcattttcctatacacaatacacagtgctctcaccattgaggatgtgacctctacaaacagtgtatgttagaggtatagggcatttcctagttaacatcactgtgtgaaaaataacaggccaatatttgttgtactctctgaaattcacggcaatatagttttgtaacatgtcctaaatttttagctaatttagatatatatttggaaatattcgcactttggtgttttagtaagtagggcacggcatggcctgcaaaattccttgtgtaaatcgaatgcaactttttgcgactatcactcacttgtagaccgctctcttccgaagggcattaaagctaaaccacttgacggatatttttggtacttgctgtcaatcaaaaataatgtatatattacatcTAGACTAAATATTGAgcatgtggggcatctgcaaatgttcgtacctccctgatatgtaaatgacagataacagcaaaaacagctcccatatctgtccataactttggtcagtgcagggagacaggggatttcaagtggttgattattgattggcaagtgccatatttgggcataagtgcagtccaccattcaatgtggaggatagactagactttatcgattgattttgctggagtagtttcctgttaatcaggtttaagtactgcaaaggttgaATCATGTTTGCTGACAAATTGCtctgcagtataactgcactatggccATTCTAAGGTTGTTGctagacggtttgtttagtggcGAAGAGCACGAATCGGATAGGACCGAGACTATGCGTGATCTCGACTTCCCTTGAGTGCATTGGCATGATTGGCGGGCTGTTTTGAAATGTTTACTTACTCCACGTGCATGTCTGTTGATCTTTTCAGATTCCCAGTATAGTCGCATTAAGAATATGCCACATAATACAGAATTTTATTCcagaaataataattattcctCGTTTGTGAATATCAGTATCTTAACATTAGGTAAATTGATCTTTTTATGTAGCCTTTATTTCTTTATCTAGCCTATAAAAGTGTTCACCGACCTCTCCAAGCTCCGTTAAAGTACATAAAGAAGTTTCAGCATATAAGCAATACCAAGAGACGTACACTTGCTGCAATGGTGGCTTGTCTTGATGACCAGATCAAAAGCATTACAGACGCCCTACGTCAAGAAGGATTATGGGAAAACACCGTATTTGTATTCTCCTCAGGTTTGTGATAAACATTACTTGTTCTAGTTTTGGGGGATGGTGCGGATTAAGTGTGTGTTAACTGAAATTATGTcaactatatttggaatcagcatgaaaaatgcattaaaatgagtacaaacaagccttgtattggtttAGTATTTCTTCAGATAGCtcgatattttcagaaaatatctcaaaacttcttATGTTGATAATAATTATTAGCGTAAATTTTGACCAATTCACACAAGCAATTGAATTAACACTCAAGTGTAATTTTCGTGGCTCATCGCTTCTTCAGCACTGGTGGATTGCTGGTACTAGACATTGTTGCGCGAATCGGATCACGTGACCTGGGTATTGATCCCAAGTCACATGACCCGATAAGCTTCTTGTAGGCGTGGGGGTCTGCCGACCCATGTCTTTGTTGAGGTCTGGATTAGCGGCGCCGATATAAATGGCCTCCTTCACTCCCCTCTGATACCATCTGGGGTCCGAGTCTAAGATTTGCACTTCTTGAGGATCAAAGGTTTGTTTAGCAGCTTTCATATGGGCACCAACAGGTGACGCTTCGCGTTTGTGCTCAGATACACGCTTGGACAGTGGATGCTCAGTTTCACCGACATACTCTGATGGGCAATCCTGGCACTTGATGTTATATATTGTCCCAGTGCGATCCAGagtgtttggtttgtctttgggcGACACAACCATGCTACGGATGGTGTTCGTTGGTTTCACATGAACCGTCAAGCCAGCTTTGCGTATCTTCCTGTTGATGGACTCAGTGACACCGCGTACGTAGGGGAGAGACGGAGAGTGATGTGCCCCTTGGGGCGGTCGGTCCGTTGTTTGGGTTTAGGCTCATGATGCTTGCTGGAAGGATAACTCCGCGCCCAATTGGTGTAACCGCAGATGGCAAGCGATTTCTTGACGTGGTCCATTTCCCGTTCCAGGCGTTCACTATCAGAGGATATGGTTTTAGCGCGGTGGTTTAAAGTTCGTATAACCCCTGACTTGTGTTCAAGTGGCTGGTGACTCGCAAAGTTCAGATATTGGTCTGTGTGTGTGCTCTTCCTATACACACTGAAGGATAGCGAGCCGTCCGCGTTACGCGAGATGAGGGTGTCTAACATGGCAATGGAGTTGTTGGATTCATGTTCAACAGTGAACTTGATAGAGTCGTGAATGGAATTAAGATGGTGAGTGAAACTGTCTACCTGAGAACGCTTAATAATCACCATGTTATCATGAACATATCTCCCGAAATAGCGGGGAAAAGGAGGTGATGGCTTTCTCCTCAAAGTTCTCCATAAATAGGTTGACGATTATGGGACTCAACGGTGAACCCATCGCGGCTCCCTCTCGTTGAATGTAGTATTTGCCATCGTAGATAAAATACGTGGTCTTGAGGCAAGTGCCCGGGGCAAGTGCTGAGTAAGTCAGTGACTTGTTGTGGGTTGAGGTCAGTCTAGTCCTGGTATCCAATTCTTATGTTGATGTTTATGACTAGCACGCAATAGCAACGCAATAGTAATTATcaccatcgtcatcgtcatcatcagctTCTTCTTTGTATTAATTTTCGTCTCCTCTTCTTTCTTGGTCCCCACCTTTTCCTCCTTCACATAAACAACatccatttagagaataaacgataggaatttttattttgcctatcctctaccgtgtgatagacgacaggcaggtccaatattttgagtagtggatgccggcgcagccggtatccactacgataaaaatattggacctgcctgtcgtctatcataggtagaggataggcaaaataaaaattcctatcgtttattctcattcttagtcagttaaatattaggcctattttaataactgtaaacaattttttaaagcaaaaactaagcccccaccgtcataaaaactcccctcattataaaatgaacgaaacttgtttacaacttcacgtattctggtgcgcgtactgctagcgcgttcgcgtattccgcactagtctacgcatccagcgcgatacatacgcgcacctctacacgtgtgttacgcattatcaagacgcatgatgacgtggggtcatctacggcctgatagacggcacccgaaatcatgcgattgtccaatcagaaatgtgtctacgaactagaccactcccactgactaagaatgtggaGTGACCAGCACCACCAGACTCTTCGCGGACGACTGTCTTGtttacaacaccatcaagtcccccGAAGACGAAAACCAACTTCAGTCTGATCTTAACACCATGGTGAACTGGGCCGAAACATGGGGCATGAGGTTTAACCCGTCGAAATGCACTACCATGCGCATCACCAGGAAGAGGAATCCAGGCGTAACTTCCTACAACATGATGGGAGTCAAGCTTGAAGAGACAAATAATAGCAAATATCTGGGTATTTTCATCCAAAACGACCTGAGATGGAATGCCCAAGTCAACAATGCAAAAAACAAAGCCTTCAGAGTATTGAACTTTCTTAGAAGGAACTTCCACCATACCTCAACTACTACCAAAGAAAAACTCTACACTTCTCTTGTCCGCCCACACTTGGACTACGCATCTGCAGCGTGGGATCCGTACACTGTCAAAAACATTACTGATCTTGAAAAAGTCCAGAATGCTGCAGCTAGATTTGTTACCAGTACTTATGGGAGAGACACAAGTGTCACCGCACTGAAAAAATCTTTAGACTGGCTGCCACTTCAAGAACGTCGCAGAAGAAACAGAATCTCCTGCTTTCACAAGATCCTGAATGCCATCATGGACATTGACCACACCAAATACATCGCCCCAAAGACAGAACGGACCAGAAGAGGACACGACAACCAATACCAAATTTACCAGACCAACACCGACGCTTTCATCAACTCATTTTTCCCACGAACGACCAGAGAGTGGAACAACTTGCCTGCATCCACCATTACTCATCAAACAAATTCAGCTTTCAAGTCTGCCCTGGCTGAATGTAGCGACGTAGGACCCCGACTCCAAAAATAGACCTCACAATcacacctccagttaaaacttcTGCAGGGAGTATTTGGAGGTATAGCATCCAAGATCCAAGAGAACGCcctcaacaaaacaaaaaaatttttaaacgattgtaatgtactttagtaaacaaagatactctaccaaaatcaagactttaggtgctgtagttttgtcaaattccgagattttgaataaaacgcaggaaccgtcgttttattattactagTCAAACACGTATGCGATAGCAGAGTACGTACACACGGAGTGCGGGACACACATAATACACACACCACcatcagaggatcgtaccgtgttacaaccgctggagtaacatgcattggcgctagtagtagtaaattccaattttctttgctttgcctcacttgttcggctcaaaattaaaaggggacatatctgacagtaaaagctaacattttatggaaaatagaTACTAATCttatttttttacagaaatgttacaatatggctttaacattatAGTAATGAGCATCATCATCGTGATCATCATCGTTGTCGTCAACTTCGTAGCATCATTGACTTCTTCTTTGTATTTCTTCTTCTCTTCAtctcttctttctttttaaaGTGCTTTAGACCTTGCCACTTATTGCGCTAAACATAAGAATGTCTGTTAAAGAAACTCTTTAAAATAATGATCCTACTGCTTTTCCATTTTCCAGATAATGGTGGCCATGTAGATTATCTCGGAGGTGGAAATAACTGGCCTCTTCGAGGTGGCAAATGGACATTGTATGAAGGCGGTGTGAGGGCAGTAGCTTTCGTCAACAGTCCGTTACTTTCCTCAGATGTCCGTGGCACAGTCAACAAAGAACTGATGCATATCAGCGATTGGTTTCCTACCTTTGTAGATGGTTTAGGGGGCGGAAATACGTCACTTTTGAGTAAGCCATTGGACGGAGTAAACATGTGGCAGACGATCAGGTAAGACATAGATAAATACAGATCGCTGATTTCGAGTtagtacgttgccgtttcattgaaaATCACACACTGACCAACCTGTTACAAAATGAAGGGATCTAACAAAAACGGcacaaaatataagaaaacgtttagggttgaaatcaggtgaacaatacatcgaatgagcacgaaacttcacatttatgttcagaaaggtgtcttcttagcatgattcgaaaggagtatggaaattccaaagggaagctggtgatttaatttgtaactcgagatctacttgttcaattttttaacctttttacagagggtatgatagaggtattactggcaactctgccaaattacagctcagtaggccacgttgttcacctgatcttattgacatgaatattttgtgccattcttgagcagtgctgaactcagccactggcaattaaccgcactgtggcgatggaccaattttgactcgcacttacaggaaaatgaaataagttatattgctgtaatttgcaagatagttacaaaacataattggcattaacatccccaatttttacagacaaattatgaaaaataaaagaatgagctcaatttagaaatgtctatgcaagcagtgcacagttgagctccctgcatgtctatgggagtgttctaatcaagttgatggttcattggtcatccctaattatagtatttgtatactacaaaatatgcTACTGCTGACACAGCAACAACATGGTAACGGATGGTCTATTTCGGTTTCAGTAAAGGAGTACCGTCGCCACGTGAGGAGCTTTTACTTAATGTGGACAGTATGCGACGATCTTCTCAGAtgcagtatctaaaaatacaataTTGGCAGAATCACCTGGGAGGTAGAAGTGACACCCTTTGGCCTTTGATTCACGCTGGAATCAGACTAGGCGATTGGAAATTACTGACAGGACCAAGTGCAACCCGTTGGGCATATAGTAAGTAGGGTTACATCCCGCGTTGTCGAATGTTCGCTATGTCAACTGCGCCATGCCGAAAAAAGACAGGAAAttaggttcgctatgtcgaatggtagggagctttggcaaaaatcgcatgaAACATTTCattgcgagtgtgtagaagaatagtCCTGTGGTTctttggttatcatggttatgttacaaagagggctaaaacaacaacacttttgtaaaacgtacataactcattaacaacaataaatcaagcaagttttcaaagtacatgatttgtagaatgaacttttgcaaaacatcaaattgttatttttcaataatatattgatttagataatgaaaatccgattttttttttggctgcttcgaccaacaatacctcgtctgccCTTAATAACTCAAGTTAACCCTACGACTAGGCTTCGGGTAATGGGTACTACCCATTACCCGAACCCTAGTCATAATCCTAGCCCTATAGCTAACCGTATCTTCATATTCACAACGAACCTTCTTTTATATTCGACATGACAAACTTGATTTTTGTCGACATATCAAACCTTCGGCATATCTGGCGGACAACGTAAGGAGACCCTAGCAGGGCCGGATTTccttttttgggggccctgggccaggtcaaaatttggaggccccaaacgcaccgtgaggaaggcatgtgcacacaAATGGCCAAGTCTTTAGGACATTTGCGCGGGAAGCGCGCGAAAagttttcaattttagactattttaaccCAAATTGGAGCTGAATTTGgctatataacaggccagtgcgtgcgaagcgtgcaaaatttttcaatttttgtaggtTATTGTGGCCCAAAACATGGGGTTTttagctaaaatggaagatgcacactgcacagggcaatttggggggggggggcccaaaatttgggggccctgggcccgggctcatctggccctatggtaaatccggccctggaccCTAGTTCCCAACCAGAGTAAAAGTAGGATCATGTGGACATTTCATAGCATAAAATCACATTATGTGTACACACTTACACACGCACCCCCGCATACATAAGATTGATAAGCTGGCCTGAAAACTTACCTGATCTAATTCTATTGCACCTATAGTATTGAATTTTATTAAGGCCTGCCAGTgcctggggtatgaacgtttggacagtatttattgtgggacattagagcacatcagacatatcgaaatgcattctgaatacgaagaatgtccttctgatatcaaataattgtaattttttgaaattcgcaatgtaatacacattttatggcaaatgattaaaaattgatatttttgatactgaacagaactttataaatctgatgatttatacttaaagtgtatgtaaggtgggatgaaaagccgacgatcaattgaaaattttgacccttcgtattgaagatatgaattttttccccaaaacaccaaaaaaaataggtcttttgggagaaaaaatccatatcttcaatataaaaggtcaaaattgtccattaatcgtcggcttttcctcccagctacatacactttaagaatatatcattagattgataaaattacttcgaggactgttatatatcaaaatgtgaaaaatatcaaattttaataatttgtcataaaattttattatatcgtgaatttcaaaaatgaaaattatttgatatcagaaagacattcttcgtattcagaatgcaattcgatatgtctgatgtgctctcatgtcccacaaaaatactgccgaaacgctcaaaacgctcattccagatcccttaagcctaCTCTCTGGCCAGGTCCAGCTCTAGGAAGACAGGTACCatcaaataatatattattataatatattctTACTATTTATATGAACGGGTACTTTCACTTGAGGGTATTATAGTTGTAGAAGACACATGTGTGACAGTTATCGTGGCCACGACCATTTCCATCCATTTTTGGCTATTTATGTAATGAGTGCCATCAACATCGACTGAAAAATGGCGGGAATTATGTTTGCTATGCTATGGTATAAACTGGCCCATTCAGCAACTATCCTTATTGTAGCACCCACCCATTGATGGCAAGAACAATTCATAATGCATTCAAActctaaaaatcaattttaaaaaaaccgcatatttttgccaaaaatggcaaaaactgctaaaaacatgcattttatggTGTCCTTCGATTGACTTacagggcgaatttctcgacgggtggcttagcaattggcttgtctagcctcaaggcttaagaggtcgtaagaccaggcttaactgaaaacgtatttcccgaagcacggctacatagcctcgaggcttcgttagcccgtgggccaggcttgtaggattagccccggggttcagtaaaatgtgcatttctcgaaatcagtcttctgtagccgtagtctacgcaagcctgttagaccaggcttacagcggcttttcctggccctgcctcagagcaggtcttaggtcgtaagccttggtctatttcaatttacaaattatttaaattgtaacgcaaagtttatctttcatatttttgacggtctttcaattaacatgagtaagcagtcgcgtaactaggggaGGGAAGcggggagctcttgcccccccatgaaaaaaaaaaaggtaaattaggcctacttctgagagttattaattaacctcattatttggtcattttaaccttaaataaattgcatttatcccacctttgtaccattggcctatatgtcaccagcttaataccttaaatatggcatttgtaccattatttttcaatcccacccccccccatgtcaaaagaaatctacgccaatgttccggggacacatgccaagcagatcccataactcctcagacccactccacccttacaaacccaaacagcatgaacgatgcctgcccctcatttattatgtttgcccctttccccaccccacccccaaatgaaaatgtctagttacgccactgtgggtaagtaattgttcgatttagttgaacatttcagcattttattttagtgttcatttgagttagttgaattttttttaagtagctgttgctatcataagacctactcattttgaatgatggttttttaacaacgaatataatttaaaaaaattctttcatcatcatcatgatcatcatgatcatcatcatgatcatcatcatcatcatcatcatcatcatcatcatcatcatcattatcatcatcatcatcatcatcatcatcatgaagacctatatgataccacctgtccctatccaagccttaatagtgtcatactcgtacttttcataagtaggcctattacaatattattttggaatgcctatattataccaggttggacatcaatttaatacaatagaagaaggacaaaattggttaagatatagtaaatatttgacacgaaacaataatgcatgcagtattaaaactgaatttacggataagatgcatataatattgctatatcttctacttaaataattataaatattgtaccaacagataacttcatgtgagatctga encodes the following:
- the LOC140158982 gene encoding arylsulfatase B-like; its protein translation is MVVVVVVVCLILTVLSKANDNQMSESYDSSNEYNINVLEELGNSGRQNNTIQRPHIVFVLADDLGYNDIGYHAVHGMSAVKTPHLDTLASEGVKLENYYVQPICSPSRSVLMTGRYLIRYGLQHNVFRAAQPTCLPLNEIILPKKLRELGYATHAIGKWHLGMCRTECLPTRRGFDSFFGYLLEGSNYFSGNKTIRFPSFKDKWTGIDLWEDETPVLKYGRKHSTKVFTRKARDIIRQHDKDRPLFLYLAYKSVHRPLQAPLKYIKKFQHISNTKRRTLAAMVACLDDQIKSITDALRQEGLWENTVFVFSSDNGGHVDYLGGGNNWPLRGGKWTLYEGGVRAVAFVNSPLLSSDVRGTVNKELMHISDWFPTFVDGLGGGNTSLLSKPLDGVNMWQTISKGVPSPREELLLNVDSMRRSSQMQYLKIQYWQNHLGGRSDTLWPLIHAGIRLGDWKLLTGPSATRWAYSKWLPPQESGQREQDLLNTSSKCGRPITNQVIKLYNITADPKETCNVAQRPENLHIVIDLLQRLQRYFLEAKPAYYPRYPDLNANPALHGGVWRPWLDNDENTYRKLMRIDE